The following DNA comes from Caulobacter sp. X.
ACGTTGTTGCCGTTCGACACGACCAGCAGGCCGGCCGGCGCGTCATAGGCGAACCGGGCCTTGCCCGGGCGCTGCAGGTAGAAGGTCCCTTGCGTGCGCGTGCCGCGCGCGTCGGTCTGGACGAAGCGGCCCTTGGCGGAACCCAGCCCCTGGACATAGGCGGTGGCCTTGTCGAGCAGCGCCTTCTGCTCGGCGTTCAGGACGGCGGGCGCCGGCGCGGCGTTCTGGGCCAAGGCTGGCGACGCCATGGCGGCGGCCAGGCCGGCCGCGAGAAGGAAACGGCGAGTGGTCATGCGAACTCCTTAGCCGCAACCTTGGCCCGCGCGAAGGCCGGCGCGAGGCCATTTTCCGGCGCTCCGATGAAGCGCCGTTCAGGTTGGGAGGCCAGGGAACGCGGCGGGCAAGGCGAAGGTTGCCCGCATTCCCGTTATAGCGCCGGCGGCGGCGGGGCCAGGATCTCGCGCTTGCCGGCGTGGTTGGCCGGGCCGACGACGCCTTCCTTCTCCATCCGCTCCATCAGCGAGGCGGCGCGGTTGTAGCCGATCTGCAGGCGGCGCTGGATGTAGCTGGTCGAGGCCTTGCGGTCGCGGGTGACCACGGCCACCGCGTGATCGTAGAGGTCGTTGCTGCCGCCCTCGCCGCCGAACGCCGCCTCGATGGCCTCTTCCTGTTCCTCGTCGCCGCCGGCGGTGACCTCTTCCAGGTACTGCGGCGTGCCCTGGTCGCGGAGGAACTTGGCCACCGCCTCGACCTCGCCGTCGCTGACGAACGGGCCGTGCAGGCGGGTGATGCGGCCGCCGCCGGCCATGTAGAGCATGTCGCCCTGGCCCAGCAGCTGCTCGGCGCCCTGCTCGCCCAGGATGGTGCGGGCGTCGATCTTGCTGGTGACCTGGAAGCTGATCCGGGTCGGGAAGTTGGCCTTGATCGTGCCGGTGATGACGTCGACCGACGGACGCTGTGTGGCCATGATCAGGTGGATGCCGGCGGCGCGGGCCATCTGGGCCAGACGCTGGACGGCGCCTTCGATGTCCTTGCCGGCCACCATCATCAGGTCGGCGACCTCGTCGATGACCACGACCAGATAGGGCATGGCCTCGGGACGGATCTGCTCGGTCTCGTAGATCGGACGTCCGGCCTCGTCGAAGCCGGTCTGGACCGTCCGCTCGAAGTGCTCGCCCTTGGCCAGCGCCTCGTTGGCCTTCTCGTTGTAGCCGGCGATGTTGCGCACGCCGATCTTGGACATGCGGCGATAGCGGTCCTCCATCTCGCGGACCGTCCACTTCAGCGCCACGACGGCCTTCTTCGGATCGGTCACGACGGGGGCCAACAGGTGCGGGATGCCGTCATAGACCGACAGTTCCAGCATCTTGGGATCGACCATGATGAAGCGGCACTTCTCGGGCGGCAGCTTGTACAGGATCGACAGGATCATGGCGTTGACGCCGACCGACTTGCCCGAACCGGTGGTGCCGGCGATCAGCAGGTGGGGCATCTTGGCGAGGTCGGCGACGTAGGGCTCGCCGCCGATCGTCTCGCCCAGGGCCATGGGCAGGATCTGGCTGGCCTTCTCGTAGTCGGCGCTGCTGAGCAGGTCGCGCAGATAGACGGTCTCGCGCCGCGAGTTGGGCATTTCGATGCCGATGGCGTTGCGGCCCTGGGCCACGGCCACGCGGCACGAGATCACGCTCATCGAGCGAGCGATATCGTCGGCCAGGGCCACGACCCGCGCGGTCTTCACGCCGGGCGCGGGGACAAGCTCGTACATGGTCACGACCGGACCCGGGCGGATCTGGTCGATCTGGCCCTTCACGCCGAACTCGGCCAGCACGCTTTCCAGCAGGCGGGCGTTCTGGCGCAGGGCGGCGGCGTCGACCTCCGAGGAGCGCGGCTTGGACTTGGCCAGCATGGCCAGCTCCGGCAGCTGGAAGCCGCCATCGCCCTCGAAATCAAAGGCCTTCTGTTGTTCGCGTAGTTCGCGGCCGGACTCCTTGGGCGAGACCTTCGGCTTGGCGATCGCCATCGGGCGGGCGTCCAGCGAGTCCTCGAACTCGTCCTCGTCGTCCTGGACGGCGGGCGGCGGCGTGTAGGCGCGTTCGGGCGTGGCCGGCGCGGCGGCGATGGCGGTCGCGTCATCCTCGTCGTCCAGCGGCGGCAGGCGACCAGCGCGCTTAGGCGTCTCGGCCTTTTCCTTCTTGGCGCGCGGGGCCTTGGCCGGAGCGGCCTGGACGGGGGCGGGTTCCTGGCGCGGACGCGGGCGCAGGGCGGCCTGGATCACCTCGGGATCGATGTCGCGGACGCCGATCGCGAAGCCCAGGGCGAAGACGGCGGCGATGGCGAACAGCACCGACGCGATGACCGTCGCGCCGGGGATATGGGCGAAGCGCAGCGTTCCCGCCACGCCGTGCAGCAGGGCCTCGCCCCAGAAGCCGCCGAGCCCCTTTTCCAGCTGCCAGATGGCCGGCGGCGGCGGGGCGGCCAGCACGGCGGCCAAGGCCAGCAGGCCCAGGACGCCGACCATCGCGCGCTGGCGCATCGACTTGCGCTCGGCGTCGGGGTCGGCCTGGGCCACGCGCGTGACGCCGAACACCAGCATCAGCAGGGCGACGCCCCAGGCCGCCAGGCCCAGGGACTGCATCAACAGGTCGGAGATCGCCGCCCCGACGCCGCCCAGCGCGTTGCGCGCCGGTTCGCCGCTGGCGGCGTTCAAGCTGGGATCGGTGGCGTTGTAGGTGGCGATGGCCAGCAGCAGCACCGCGCCGAGCACGGTGACCACCCCGCCGCGGAACCGGGCGGTCCAGGGCTGGACCCAGCCAAAACGGATCGCATCCCAAAGGAGCTCCGTCGGGGATCGCCGCGCCGCTCGCGCCATGAAAGTCTCCGAACTCAAAACGTATCTCGCGACCCGCCAGAATGGGTCGAACCAACATGTTTTGGCCGAAGAGGGTTAAGAGGCGTTTACGACGTTCGTCAGGATTTGATTCAGAAGGGGCGCGGCCTACGACCGCCGGCGGGCGATAAGCCCTGCGATCCAGCGCCAGCCGAAATAGCTCGCCCAGAACAGCACGATCCCCAGGATCAGCCACCAGTCCTGAGCCACCAGCGCTGCCGGCGCGAAAAAGTTCGAATAGATCAGGAAGGCCAGAGCCACGATCCAGGCGAAGACCGGAACCCGCTTTAGCCAGCCCATTTCAGGCCGCTTCGAACGCCACCGGGCCGCCCCAGAAGCTCTGGACCAGGCCGTTCTGTGGGCCCGGCGCGCCGGTCGTCAGGAAGACGCGGCTTCCGCCCTGCCCCGGATCGTATTCCGGGTGGCGCTCCAGATAGAGCTCCAGCGCGTCGGCGGTGGCCTCGGGCTGCTGGATCAGCGGCGTGCCGGCCGGCAGGGCCGCGCGGAAGATGTCGGCTATGATCTCGTAGTGGGTGCAGCCCAGCACCACGCGGTCGGGATAGCGGCCGATGCGGGTCTTCAGCGCCTGGACGTGGCCCTCGACCGCCTTGGCCAGATCCACGGCGGAAGCGTCGCCCTCGATCAGCGGCACCAGTTCCGGACAGGCCTCGGAGAACACGGCCAGGTCCTGCTTTCGCTTGTCGATCTCGATCTCGTAGACGCGCGAGCGCACGGTGGCCTGGGTGGCGAAAACGCCCAGGATGTCCAGCTGCTCGACCTTCTCGCCGCGCCGCTCGGCCTCGTGCTCCCACGGCAGGCCCGTGGCCTTCTCGATGGTCGGCACGATGATGCCCAGAATGTTGACCGGACGGCCAAGCTGCTTGCGATATCCCGGCAGCCAGGTCTGCTGCAGGCGGCGCAGGGCGATGGCCGAGGCGGTGTTGCAGGCCAGGACAACCAGGCTGGCGCCGCGCTCGAACAGGCGCTCGCAGCCGGCCTTGGTCAGATCGACGATCTCCTCGCCGGTCCTGACGCCATAGGGGGCGTTGGCCTGGTCGGCCAGATAGGTGAAGTCCGCCTGGGGCAGACGCTGCACGAGGGCGCGGTGGACCGTCAGGCCGCCCACGCCGGAGTCGAAGACGCCGATCATGGGCCAGCTTTAGCGCTCCGGACGGGCGTCGTCCACGCAGGGCGGACCCGTAGCTGAAAGGTTACGGTCCTGTCATGTGACGGGTTCGACACGGTGTCCTAGGGTCCCGGACAAACTTCTTTCGGAGACCCTCCGTGCAACGTCGTACCTTCCTCGCCTCAGCGGCCGCCACCGGGGTCGCCGCCGCCCTCAGCCCCAGCGTGTCCATGGCTCAAGCGTCCAATCCCCTGCTCCAGAAATGGACTGGTCCCTATGGCGGCGTGCCCGCCTTCGACAAGGTCAAGGTCGAGCAGTTCAAGCCGGCGCTCGAGGCGGCCATGGCCAAGAACCTGGCCGAGATCGACGCGATCACCGCCAACAAGGCCGCGCCGACCTTCGAGAACACCATCGCGGCGCTGGAAGACGCCGGCCGGACGCTGAACGCGGTCCAGACCTACTACTACATCTGGGGCTCGAACATGAGCACGCCGGAGTTCCAGAAGGTCGAGGAGGAAATGGATCCGAAGCTCTCGGCCCACTTCGACAAGATCAACCAGAACCCCGCGCTCTTCGCCCGCATCGAGGCCGTCTACAACTCGCCGGACAAGGCCAAGCTGACGCCCGAGCAGCAGCGGGTGCTGTGGATCTACTACACCAACTTCGTGCGGTCTGGCGCGAAGCTGAGCCCCGACGCCAAGGCCCGGGTCGGCGCGATCAACACCGAGCTGGCGGGCCTCTACACCAAGTTCAGCCAGAACCTGCTGGCCGACGAGAACACCTGGATCGAGCTTTCGCCCGCCGATCTCGCGGGCCTGCCCGAGGGCCTGAAGGCCGCCGCCGCCTCGAACGCGGAGTCGCGCAAGCTGCCCGGCAAGTTCATCGTCGTGAACACCCGCTCCAGCGTCGACCCGTTCCTGACCGAGTCGCCGGTCCGTTCGGCGCGCGAGAAGGTCTGGCGCGCCTTCGTCAATCGCGGCGACAACGGCGGGGCCACCGACAACAACGCCATCATCGCCAGGATCCTGAAGCTGCGGGCCGAACGCGCCAAGCTCCTGGGCTACAAGACCCACGCCCACTGGCGACTGGAAGACTCGATGGCCAAGACCCCCGAGAACGCCATGGGCCTGATGGAGGCGGTCTGGACCCCGGCCATCGCCCAGGTCGCCATCGACGTCGCCGACATGCAGGCGATCATCGACAAGGAGGGCGGCGGGTTCAAGCTGGAGCCCTGGGACTACCGATACTACGCCGAGAAGGTCCGTAAGGCCAAGTACGACCTCGATATGAACGAGGTGAAGCCCTACCTGCAGCTGGACAAGCTGCGCGAGGGGATGTTCTGGGCCTCGGGCCAGCTCTACGGCTTTGAATTCAAGAAGCTTTCCGGCATCCCCGTCTATCACGAGGACATCACCGTCTACGAGGTGACCCGCGGCGGCAAGCACGTCGGCCTGTGGTACTTCGACCCCTACGCCCGTC
Coding sequences within:
- a CDS encoding DNA translocase FtsK → MSSETFMARAARRSPTELLWDAIRFGWVQPWTARFRGGVVTVLGAVLLLAIATYNATDPSLNAASGEPARNALGGVGAAISDLLMQSLGLAAWGVALLMLVFGVTRVAQADPDAERKSMRQRAMVGVLGLLALAAVLAAPPPPAIWQLEKGLGGFWGEALLHGVAGTLRFAHIPGATVIASVLFAIAAVFALGFAIGVRDIDPEVIQAALRPRPRQEPAPVQAAPAKAPRAKKEKAETPKRAGRLPPLDDEDDATAIAAAPATPERAYTPPPAVQDDEDEFEDSLDARPMAIAKPKVSPKESGRELREQQKAFDFEGDGGFQLPELAMLAKSKPRSSEVDAAALRQNARLLESVLAEFGVKGQIDQIRPGPVVTMYELVPAPGVKTARVVALADDIARSMSVISCRVAVAQGRNAIGIEMPNSRRETVYLRDLLSSADYEKASQILPMALGETIGGEPYVADLAKMPHLLIAGTTGSGKSVGVNAMILSILYKLPPEKCRFIMVDPKMLELSVYDGIPHLLAPVVTDPKKAVVALKWTVREMEDRYRRMSKIGVRNIAGYNEKANEALAKGEHFERTVQTGFDEAGRPIYETEQIRPEAMPYLVVVIDEVADLMMVAGKDIEGAVQRLAQMARAAGIHLIMATQRPSVDVITGTIKANFPTRISFQVTSKIDARTILGEQGAEQLLGQGDMLYMAGGGRITRLHGPFVSDGEVEAVAKFLRDQGTPQYLEEVTAGGDEEQEEAIEAAFGGEGGSNDLYDHAVAVVTRDRKASTSYIQRRLQIGYNRAASLMERMEKEGVVGPANHAGKREILAPPPPAL
- the murI gene encoding glutamate racemase gives rise to the protein MIGVFDSGVGGLTVHRALVQRLPQADFTYLADQANAPYGVRTGEEIVDLTKAGCERLFERGASLVVLACNTASAIALRRLQQTWLPGYRKQLGRPVNILGIIVPTIEKATGLPWEHEAERRGEKVEQLDILGVFATQATVRSRVYEIEIDKRKQDLAVFSEACPELVPLIEGDASAVDLAKAVEGHVQALKTRIGRYPDRVVLGCTHYEIIADIFRAALPAGTPLIQQPEATADALELYLERHPEYDPGQGGSRVFLTTGAPGPQNGLVQSFWGGPVAFEAA
- a CDS encoding M3 family metallopeptidase, whose product is MQRRTFLASAAATGVAAALSPSVSMAQASNPLLQKWTGPYGGVPAFDKVKVEQFKPALEAAMAKNLAEIDAITANKAAPTFENTIAALEDAGRTLNAVQTYYYIWGSNMSTPEFQKVEEEMDPKLSAHFDKINQNPALFARIEAVYNSPDKAKLTPEQQRVLWIYYTNFVRSGAKLSPDAKARVGAINTELAGLYTKFSQNLLADENTWIELSPADLAGLPEGLKAAAASNAESRKLPGKFIVVNTRSSVDPFLTESPVRSAREKVWRAFVNRGDNGGATDNNAIIARILKLRAERAKLLGYKTHAHWRLEDSMAKTPENAMGLMEAVWTPAIAQVAIDVADMQAIIDKEGGGFKLEPWDYRYYAEKVRKAKYDLDMNEVKPYLQLDKLREGMFWASGQLYGFEFKKLSGIPVYHEDITVYEVTRGGKHVGLWYFDPYARPGKRSGAWMNAYRTQERFKGEITTIVSNNSNFIKGKPGEPLLISWDDAVTLFHEFGHAIHGLNANATYPSVSGTAVARDYVEFPSQLNEHWLPTPQVLNQFALHYQTGKPIPQALVDKIEAAGKFGEGFGTTEYLASALIDMKLHLAGDADIDPDKFERDELAKLNMPKEIVMRHRTPQFGHVFSGDGYSAGYYSYLWADTLTADAAEAFQEAPGGFYDKAVAKRLYEDIMSKGNTIDPVEQFRAFRGRDVKIGALMRKRGFPVPAGA